In a single window of the Syngnathus typhle isolate RoL2023-S1 ecotype Sweden linkage group LG19, RoL_Styp_1.0, whole genome shotgun sequence genome:
- the LOC133143481 gene encoding uncharacterized protein LOC133143481: MPASKRGTEEPLDPQAKLRRLEDIGEALQSETTPAINNRSHKEIHLHEITDAVAPRTKRKLSEEEATEGNPSKSSRQTSPVRTTLGPPVTKHSSAFCREAPSDDFNTEFNVDNTPSDGSKDGLFTESNEQGLTKKYTSRIQTKPASDSLQVSEELPSPPAESVQNEHSYGKSSDSSLDSILDTTENTTKESTGANIIFTPEEKERKEADDQRLPANHPLASSLTHSEDAAAGGASAIRSRAVGTFCSSNGDAHLEKLVCEQNWPTDSISECLETVTSVIKQDLIQNTDQGKHDVTVSGVLMRLNDVSGEDQMPPNANAEEIVLESCSPETIVEESCIPESNRSPYTQATETESDQNPESHFKELLTSASENQTQEKTSFTDTGSNWDPRIEKVTQFDRIPASKIEDDVCQIEFECHKTLESLPEVLSKKTQDVPEAVLAVCSVEESLMETPEVTVEVMASDMNPASHTETNLSATESDRKPDTPTEMFSISKETVPTSQEVLAESHNAEDQRTASGTPENTSIFYTAADEKRQTEVTFIDLPVVKKNVPAPQEVLVENLNAQVEETQIESHVQEMLTVEYCHQSESGKCVSETQSLLMKPTPPEVMVDQLTVERQVEEFRGTPNSQTEEMNPVLMESVQSPVCPVEDHILASPSLSQKTENTPKEALSNCFVTESHVEEHQMVSNEKNQTELEAGKNIESHVKELSLSQRSEPKPQVALIDSLEEHQDVLGDCFNAESQIEKKHMESHNRIISNPFEQKQEQVNKSMDATEVSTPHCESAGKQNSTMEMPRQHVIISQLQTDVEMPSKGRLTATLLQEEINNHSSQNDNEVANKDLKIFNAETVPKANVQENPEVSDCTTAVTRKDLAPANFKTSGTEELKTVTEESEEAHERVEVNKGQNFNVCDYENKFNLDSVATPVSPTDLQIQSTEESENPKSQAEPDGHPTADTMSSEVPVESQAEPDVHPTADTMSSEVPVESQAEPDVHPTADTMSSEVLVEENPEDAKLLDAPESQAEVSEDMEYEDSGVQENQTALSTKTSYETQKLESEMVETSNLEIHHETELLHETSQDATTNHSSRNDMVKLNLEHASQTASAPVDSGSAGSNEKQEGAEHMLIVCESETGPDLTANGSHGNKGTTQCVTEVEMVAEEDDTNKKVSKSTVIVSILGNNKVTEFITSDSNASVNQPEMDIPATPDCISITTSTEEIQVQNEDIAEVQLKHVVPEMANTSNAVTSVIQREEAAEVGLDHIVLNEPVHSLLEEETACQDDEATAKTDGYHDTVEETAGNTEVQVLVFAQPTDTAPVPTISEELSDAISQSQVENQIVYEPISSPESIEDADAGMAPEKQVFVSFASSIQDTKDDLPNEFMEASHFQLENDHMAKEEGSVGQKALEMVMVPLTTIFSETRAEEESAMLQVEDLVPSEDVPSTQQSTVQPSGAWKADFKPMMMMAQHIMEESKASPLPVENDEKSTDDHAAIEMDVQQTIKVPGPDSSPDSDKDGDAAVALERQYLASDEEVQSTQDKASYLHPDNSSTTKEQRTDNQTSVEMEEVQLTTTVPEHKGDATTDLEKQDLLSLQEVPSIQDKMDTLMNESAEASHLQVENNESAKEQTDGQAAIEMEKQHSIPVQQSCPDSNKDGQVAVALEKQVLVSSDDLPCNQVIKEDLCPNKSEETHRLQLKNKTTADEWTVQAVVEMQVENTTNISETCPQSNRAADVVLGLEKKEFVSLDMEGNLQLVNEKPAEEEQTNCQAAFEIGVQETSTVPETNLERNSNGDSALALNKQDLVSSEDVASIQDVKDDLHLENETSNKEPTDGSVVVADVSQHLQDDLPAVDLPHDTSDEYVILKPVSDSNIHLDIVSQAAVASGLSDPSLVNQVDPNSTFDAINGPQQTGLLKTEEPPPDVKVDSVIPSSEEAKDLPAPPSEEPFESTPDNFSQPPSVMVQTTNSEPQDENVVATEDSGENVALQELQILEDMEIGHEIVVVEVENEEDPDVTIIDKADTQTPSLQKAVEKTENEDVLKTNNSFLKPDIDTEILLEKPKKQEMNTQARTKARLAALAEQKAAAMKRTANRQQLNLLALCQEIAEDIATDSTLLKRIEEEKQAAAKSEAAKKENPPMSTQEQALVDVKPPAEPESSSAQSPPAEEPPAAQPASAESKLAEDPPKRRFFVSQVSVPLKAHEKKKLTRYQRLRQVELQREKMSWARMKKMKSDQANQLFSDMDWQVSMLPPALFSINAMTTDPAPKTSSAPLPTPTLSSKPASPKPEAPESLKSETKAPIADAPKTEPEIKTEPPKTESPPIEPPKAEITRVTRQSSKAQNPQVTPPNPTPKVTRSSTRRSLPAVPPPMPNGLKASKPQPVEYKPYKPRPRYSPDDFELDDDPLPTPPKRVIPLPRLNQSPSQSHPLAQLKATLQQSSQAKLKHSTTSAGSIPSPCQSKPTIPTSAQSKPTCSPGPHLPVASSAQSKTSVTSAPAKPSPSDAVLKSKPALAVTQPVSVSPQLKTAGLAPAQNSQSVASNTSQIKPGSPPADGVAGHAKTLQALPATDKESKATAASSPPKSPPPPKESSNPPDAQQCEGEPAVANQCQKTDTSKTVQDGHASETSCQNGAVKQKDKATLQREVRKLKEADKDDSQTIIDAGQKHFGAVACSVCGMLYSAANPEDESQHLLFHNQFISAVKYVGWKKERILGEFPDGKIILVLPDDPKYALKKVEEIREMVDNDLGFKQVGTKCPSQTKTFLFITNDKKVAGCLISEHINEGYRVIEEPQPDGSEGEKLMFERQRAWCCSTTAEPALCGISRIWVVSMMRRQAIASRLVECLRNNFIFGSYLSKDEIAFSDPTPDGKLFATHYFGTSQFLVYNFVSGTHPNQPKSDSV, from the exons ATGCCAGCCTCAAAGCGAGGAACAGAGGAGCCCCTCGATCCTCAAGCGAAATTGAGGAGGCTGGAAGACATTGGTGAAGCGCTCCAGTCCGAAACCACACCAGCAATCAACAACAGGTCTCATaaagaaatacatttgcatGAAATTACAGATGCTGTTGCCCCTCGGACCAAAAGGAAACTTTCAGAAGAAGAAGCTACGGAAGGAAACCCATCCAAGTCATCACGACAGACTTCACCAGTCAGAACTACTCTAGGTCCACCCGTCACAAAACACTCAAGTGCCTTCTGTCGGGAAGCTCCGTCAGATGATTTTAATACAGAGTTCAACGTCGACAATACGCCCAGCGACGGCAGCAAGGACGGACTTTTCACTGAGAGCAATGAGCAGGgtttgacaaaaaaatacacaagCCGAATACAAACCAAGCCGGCCTCCGACTCGCTGCAGGTGAGTGAAGAGTTACCGTCCCCTCCAGCAGAATCTGTCCAGAATGAGCACAGTTATGGCAAATCATCAGACTCCAGTCTTGACAGCATTTTGGACACTACAGAAAACACCACAAAGGAAAGTACGGGAGCCAACATAATATTTACGCCTGAAGAAAAGGAGAGAAAAGAAGCGGACGACCAAAGGCTTCCTGCTAACCATCCCCTTGCATCGTCCTTGACGCATTCGGAGGATGCTGCTGCAGGTGGAGCTTCTGCTATCAGAAGCCGGGCAGTGGGAACATTTTGTTCCAGCAACGGAGATGCACATCTTGAAAAGTTAGTCTGTGAACAAAATTGGCCGACTGATTCCATCAGTGAATGTCTAGAAACGGTGACGAGTGTTATAAAGCAGGATTTAATACAAAATACAGACCAGGGAAAGCATGATGTGACGGTCAGTGGTGTCTTAATGAGACTTAATGATGTATCTGGTGAAGATCAGATGCCCCCAAACGCCAATGCTGAAGAAATTGTGTTGGAAAGTTGTAGTCCTGAGACAATCGTTGAAGAAAGTTGTATACCCGAGTCAAATAGATCTCCATATACTCAGGCAACAGAAACTGAATCCGACCAAAACCCGGAGAGTCATTTTAAAGAACTTCTAACTTCAGCATCTGAGAATCAGACGCAAGAAAAAACAAGTTTTACGGACACTGGTAGCAACTGGGATCCTCGGATTGAGAAAGTAACACAGTTTGATAGAATTCCAGCCAGTAAGATTGAAGATGATGTGTGCCAAATTGAATTTGAGTGTCATAAAACTCTGGAAAGTTTGCCTGAGGTGCTTTCAAAGAAGACCCAAGATGTGCCAGAAGCAGTCCTTGCTGTGTGTTCAGTCGAGGAAAGTCTAATGGAAACACCTGAGGTAACCGTAGAAGTAATGGCATCTGATATGAACCCAGCGAGTCATactgaaacaaatctaagtgcaaCAGAGTCCGACAGAAAACCAGACACACCGACCGAAATGTTTTCGATTTCAAAGGAAACTGTTCCCACATCGCAAGAGGTCCTCGCTGAAAGTCACAATGCAGAGGATCAGAGAACGGCAAGTGGAACTCCAGAGAatacatccattttctataccgcagCTGATGAAAAAAGGCAGACTGAGGTAACGTTCATAGATTTGCCAGTTGTGAAGAAAAATGTTCCTGCACCACAAGAGGTCCTCGTTGAAAATCTTAATGCACAAGTTGAAGAAACTCAAATAGAGAGCCATGTTCAAGAAATGTTAACAGTGGAGTACTGTCATCAATCAGAAAGTGGAAAATGTGTATCTGAAACTCAATCACTTTTAATGAAACCTACACCACCAGAGGTCATGGTTGACCAGTTAACTGTTGAGCGTCAAGTTGAAGAGTTCCGTGGAACCCCTAATAGTCAGACCGAAGAAATGAATCCAGTTTTAATGGAGTCTGTTCAAAGCCCAGTCTGTCCTGTTGAAGACCATATATTAGCATCGCCTTCACTTTCACAAAAAACTGAAAACACTCCAAAAGAAGCCCTTAGCAACTGTTTTGTTACAGAGAGCCACGTTGAAGAACATCAAATGGTGTCCaatgaaaaaaatcaaacagaaCTGGAGGCTGGTAAAAACATTGAAAGTCATGTTAAAGAGTTGTCTCTTTCACAAAGAAGTGAACCAAAGCCACAGGTGGCCCTCATAGACAGTTTAGAGGAACATCAAGATGTCCTCGGAGATTGTTTTAATGCAGAAAGTCAGATTGAGAAGAAGCATATGGAATCTCATAATAGAATCATCTCAAATCCCTTTGAACAAAAGCAGGAGCAAGTCAACAAAAGCATGGACGCAACTGAGGTGTCGACACCTCACTGTGAGTCGGCCGGCAAGCAAAACAGCACAATGGAGATGCCCCGTCAACATGTCATCATCTCGCAGCTGCAGACAGATGTGGAAATGCCATCGAAGGGAAGATTAACCGCTACGTTGCTTCAGGAGGAAATCAATAATCACTCCAGCCAAAATGACAATGAGGTTGCAAATAAAGACTTGAAGATTTTTAATGCAGAAACGGTGCCAAAGGCAAACGTCCAGGAGAACCCTGAAGTTAGCGATTGCACCACTGCTGTTACACGAAAAGATTTAGCTCCTGCAAATTTCAAGACCAGTGGAACCGAAGAACTCAAAACTGTTACGGAGGAATCAGAAGAAGCACACGAGAGAGTCGAGGTGAACAAAGGTCAAAATTTCAATGTCTGTGACTATGAAAACAAGTTCAATTTGGACTCTGTAGCTACACCTGTGAGTCCAACTGACCTCCAAATTCAAAGCACTGAAGAATCGGAAAATCCAAAAAGTCAAGCAGAACCAGATGGGCACCCAACAGCAGACACAATGTCTTCTGAAGTTCCCGTAGAAAGTCAAGCAGAACCAGATGTGCACCCAACAGCAGACACAATGTCTTCTGAAGTTCCCGTGGAAAGTCAAGCAGAACCAGATGTGCACCCAACAGCAGACACAATGTCTTCTGAAGTTCTCGTAGAAGAAAACCCGGAGGATGCAAAGTTACTTGATGCTCCTGAAAGTCAGGCAGAAGTATCTGAAGATATGGAGTATGAAGATTCTGGTGTTCAAGAGAATCAGACTGCATTATCAACAAAGACTTCTTATGAGACACaaaaattggaaagtgaaatggTGGAAACCTCAAACTTGGAAATACATCATGAAACGGAGTTGCTACATGAGACTTCTCAAGATGCCACAACAAATCATTCAAGTAGAAATGACATGGTGAAGTTGAATCTTGAGCATGCATCACAAACAGCATCAGCCCCAGTGGATTCTGGCTCAGCAGGAAGCAACGAAAAGCAAGAGGGCGCAGAACATATGCTGATCGTATGTGAAAGTGAAACGGGTCCTGATTTGACTGCAAATGGCAGTCATGGTAACAAGGGTACCACACAGTGTGTCACAGAAGTAGAAATGGTAGCAGAAGAAGATGACACGAATAAGAAGGTCAGCAAATCGACAGTTATCGTCTCAATCTTGGGGAACAATAAGGTCACCGAATTCATCACCAGTGATTCGAATGCTTCCGTAAATCAACCAGAGATGGACATACCAGCAACACCGGATTGTATCTCAATCACAACTTCTACTGAGGAAATACAAGTGCAGAATGAAGACATTGCTGAAGTTCAACTCAAGCATGTGGTACCAGAAATGGCAAACACTTCTAATGCAGTGACAAGTGTCATTCAACGTGAGGAGGCGGCTGAAGTTGGCCTTGATCACAttgttttgaatgaacctgtTCATTCTTTATTAGAAGAGGAGACGGCTTGCCAAGATGATGAAGCTACGGCAAAGACAGACGGCTATCATGACACTGTCGAAGAAACAGCTGGAAATACTGAAGTCCAAGTTTTAGTTTTTGCCCAACCAACTGACACAGCTCCTGTCCCCACTATTTCAGAAGAGCTGAGCGATGCAATAAGTCAATCACAAGTTGAAAACCAGATAGTGTACGAGCCTATTAGTAGTCCAGAGAGTATTGAAGATGCAGATGCTGGTATGGCACCGGAGAAGCAAGTTTTTGTCTCTTTTGCGTCAAGTATTCAAGACACGAAGGACGACTTGCCCAATGAATTCATGGAGGCCAGTCATTTCCAATTGGAAAATGACCATATGGCTAAAGAAGAAGGATCAGTGGGCCAGAAAGCACTTGAAATGGTGATGGTCCCATTGACAACCATTTTTTCTGAGACTCGTGCAGAGGAAGAATCGGCAATGTTACAGGTTGAAGATTTGGTGCCTTCGGAGGATGTGCCAAGTACTCAACAGTCaacagtccaacccagcggcgcctggaaagcggactttaaaccgatgatgatgatggctcAACACATAATGGAGGAAAGTAAGGCTAGTCCATTGCCAGTGGAAAATGACGAAAAATCGACAGACGACCATGCAGCAATTGAAATGGACGTACAACAGACCATCAAAGTTCCAGGTCCAGACAGTAGTCCAGACAGCGACAAAGATGGAGATGCTGCCGTGGCTTTGGAGAGGCAATATTTGGCATCAGACGAGGAGGTACAAAGTACTCAAGACAAGGCTAGTTATTTGCACCCGGATAATAGCAGTACCACTAAAGAACAACGGACAGACAACCAAACCTCAGTTGAGATGGAGGAAGTACAATTGACCACCACTGTCCCAGAGCATAAAGGAGATGCCACCACTGATTTGGAGAAGCAGGACTTGCTGTCTTTACAGGAAGTACCAAGTATTCAAGACAAAATGGACACACTCATGAATGAAAGCGCGGAAGCTAGTCATTTGCAAGTGGAAAATAATGAAAGTGCTAAAGAACAGACAGATGGCCAAGCAGCAATTGAAATGGAGAAACAACACTCTATCCCAGTTCAGCAGAGTTGTCCAGATAGCAACAAAGATGGCCAAGTTGCCGTGGCTTTGGAGAAGCAAGTCTTAGTGTCTTCGGACGATCTACCATGTAATCAGGTAATAAAGGAGGACTTGTGTCCTAATAAAAGTGAAGAGACTCATCGTTTGCAACTAAAAAATAAGACAACTGCAGACGAATGGACAGTCCAAGCGGTAGTTGAAATGCAGGTCGAAAATACAACTAACATTTCAGAGACTTGTCCACAGAGTAACCGAGCTGCAGATGTTGTTCTGGGTTTAGAGAAGAAAGAATTTGTGTCTTTAGACATGGAGGGCAACTTGCAACTGGTAAATGAGAAACCTGCTGAAGAAGAACAGACAAATTGCCAAGCAGCTTTTGAAATAGGTGTGCAAGAGACCTCCACAGTTCCAGAGACTAATCTAGAGAGAAACAGCAATGGAGATAGTGCTTTGGCTTTGAATAAGCAAGATTTGGTGTCCTCAGAGGATGTAGCAAGTATCCAAGATGTGAAAGATGACTTGCATTTGGAAAACGAGACATCTAATAAAGAACCAACAGATGGTAGTGTGGTTGTCGCAGATGTTTCTCAACACTTGCAGGATGATCTTCCTGCTGTGGACCTGCCACATGATACATCTGACGAATATGTAATTCTCAAGCCAGTCTCAGATAGCAACATACACTTAGATATTGTCTCCCAAGCTGCCGTCGCGTCAGGTCTGTCTGACCCCAGTTTGGTGAACCAGGTGGATCCAAATTCTACCTTTGACGCAATAAATGGACCTCAACAGACCGGCCTTTTGAAGACTGAAGAGCCACCCCCTGATGTCAAAGTTGATTCAGTGATACCTTCAAGTGAAGAGGCAAAAGATTTACCTGCACCACCTTCAGAAGAACCTTTTGAGTCAACTCCAGACAACTTCTCTCAACCACCATCTGTCATGGTTCAAACGACCAACTCTGAACCTCAAGATGAAAATGTTGTGGCGACAGAGGACAGCGGGGAAAACGTTGCCCTCCAGGAATTACAAATTCTGGAGGACATGGAGATCGGACATGAGATCGTTGTGGTTGAGGTTGAGAACGAAGAAGACCCTGACGTTACGATAATAGACAAAGCCGACACTCAAACGCCTTCTCTTCAAAAGGCAGTGGAAAAGACTGAAAATGAAGATGTATTGAAGACCAACAATTCCTTTTTAAAGCCCGACATTGACACCGAAATACTTCTTGAGAAACCCAAGAAGCAAGAAATGAACACCCAGGCCAGAACCAAAGCGCGTCTGGCTGCTCTGGCAGAGCAGAAAGCGGCCGCTATGAAGAGGACGGCCAACCGGCAGCAGCTCAATCTTTTAGCGTTGTGTCAGGAAATTGCTGAGGACATAGCCACAGACAGCACGCTGTTAAAGAGGATTGAAGAGGAAAAACAAGCAGCGGCCAAAAGCGAAGCTGCCAAGAAGGAAAATCCACCTATGAGCACGCAGGAACAGGCCCTTGTTGACGTCAAGCCTCCTGCTGAACCCGAAAGCTCCTCAGCGCAGAGCCCCCCTGCTGAGGAGCCCCCTGCGGCGCAGCCTGCCAGTGCTGAATCCAAGCTGGCAGAGGATCCGCCAAAGAGGCGTTTCTTTGTCTCCCAAGTTTCCGTGCctctgaaggcccacgagaagAAGAAGCTAACACGATATCAAAGATTAAGACAGGTAGAACTGCAAAGGGAGAAGATGTCATGGGCGCGCATGAAAAAAATGAAGTCTGACCAGGCAAATCAACTGTTCTCTGACATGGACTGGCAAGTTTCGATGTTACCACCTGCTCTGTTTTCCATCAATGCCATGACCACTGACCCTGCACCCAAAACCAGTTCGGCCCCCCTTCCAACTCCCACCTTAAGTAGCAAACCGGCATCCCCCAAGCCAGAAGCTCCTGAGTCTCTCAAGAGTGAAACTAAAGCACCTATAGCGGATGCCCCCAAGACTGAAccagaaatcaaaacagaaCCCCCAAAAACAGAAAGTCCTCCGATTGAACCTCCTAAAGCCGAAATCACGAGAGTAACACGGCAAAGCAGTAAGGCTCAGAACCCTCAGGTCACCCCTCCAAATCCCACCCCAAAAGTCACCAGGTCGTCCACCAGGAGGTCTCTGCCGGCTGTCCCCCCACCCATGCCCAACGGACTTAAGGCGTCAAAACCACAGCCTGTCGAGTACAAGCCATACAAACCGCGTCCCAGGTATTCACCTGATGATTTTGAACTTGATGATGACCCGTTACCGACGCCTCCAAAGAGGGTTATTCCTCTACCTAGGCTTAACCAGTCCCCCAGTCAGTCACATCCACTGGCCCAGTTGAAAGCCACACTTCAGCAATCCAGCCAGGCAAAACTTAAACACTCAACCACCTCTGCTGGATCAATTCCATCACCATGTCAATCAAAGCCCACCATTCCAACCTCAGCTCAGTCCAAACCCACCTGTTCTCCCGGTCCACACCTTCCCGTTGCCTCAAGTGCCCAGTCAAAAACATCTGTCACCTCTGCTCCCGCCAAACCGTCTCCTTCAGATGCGGTTCTGAAATCGAAACCCGCTTTGGCTGTGACTCAGCCTGTGTCGGTTTCACCTCAACTAAAAACAGCTGGCCTTGCCCCAGCTCAGAACAGCCAGTCAGTGGCTTCAAACACATCCCAGATAAAGCCTGGCAGTCCTCCAGCTGATGGCGTTGCAGGTCATGCCAAAACCCTCCAGGCTCTGCCAGCAACAGACAAGGAAAGCAAG GCTACTGCTGCTTCAAGTCCACCTAAAAGCCCCCCTCCTCCGAAAGAGAGCTCAAATCCACCTGATGCGCAGCAATGTGAAGGAGAGCCTGCAG TTGCTAATCAGTGCCAAAAGACCGATACCTCCAAGACAGTCCAGGATGGGCATGCATCAGAAACATCCTGTCAAAA cggTGCAGTGAAGCAGAAAGACAAAGCCACTCTGCAAAGAGAAGTGAGGAAACTTAAGGAGGCGGACAAAGATGACAGCCAAACTATTATT GATGCAGGACAGAAGCACTTTGGAGCTGTGGCCTGCAGCGTATGCGGGATGCTGTACTCTGCCGCCAACCCCGAGGACGAATCACAGCATTTGCTCTTCCACAACCAATTCATCAGCGCTGTAAAATATGTG GGCTGGAAAAAGGAGAGGATCCTGGGAGAATTTCCCGACGGCAAAATCATCCTGGTTCTGCCTGATGATCCCAAATATGCTCTCAAGAAG GTGGAAGAGATAAGGGAGATGGTGGACAATGATCTCGGCTTCAAGCAGGTGGGTACAAAGTGTCCCTCCCAGACGAAAACCTTCCTCTTCATCACCAACGACAAGAAAGTGGCGGGATGCCTCATATCCGAGCACATCAACGAG GGCTACAGGGTGATCGAGGAGCCCCAGCCAGATGGCTCGGAGGGGGAGAAGCTGATGTTTGAGCGGCAGAGGGCGTGGTGCTGCTCCACCACGGCCGAGCCGGCGCTGTGCGGGATCAGCCGCATTTGGGTGGTGAGCATGATGAGACGCCAAGCCATCGCCTCGCGTTTGGTCGAGTGCCTCAG GAACAACTTCATCTTCGGTTCGTACCTGAGCAAAGATGAGATCGCCTTCTCGGACCCAACGCCCGACGGCAAGCTCTTCGCCACTCACTATTTTGGCACCTCGCAGTTTTTGGTGTACAACTTTGTCAGCGGCACGCACCCGAACCAGCCCAAAAGTGACTCGGTATGA